In the Chryseobacterium sp. MYb264 genome, one interval contains:
- a CDS encoding helix-turn-helix transcriptional regulator: MSLNERISKVIEYSNLTPSEFADEIDVQRSSISHITSGRNKPSLEFIIKIKSRFPELLWDWLVTGEGEMLKSELPETTPMKEDTEEVLETEKTKTTSLPDLFTMMNSDLDFGTEEPEIEAPKSSLGESFIPHQSTASEKIPDSQRLEKTNDQIINQVVENQQNKIKRIVIFYENGKFESFEP, from the coding sequence ATGAGTTTAAACGAGAGAATTTCAAAAGTAATAGAGTATTCTAATCTCACCCCTTCTGAATTTGCAGATGAGATCGATGTACAACGATCTTCTATTTCTCATATTACCTCCGGAAGAAACAAACCGTCTTTGGAATTTATAATCAAAATAAAATCTCGCTTTCCTGAGTTACTTTGGGATTGGTTGGTTACCGGCGAAGGTGAAATGTTAAAATCTGAACTTCCCGAAACCACTCCGATGAAAGAAGATACTGAAGAAGTTTTGGAAACAGAAAAAACGAAGACCACTTCTCTACCCGACCTTTTTACGATGATGAACAGCGATCTTGATTTTGGAACAGAAGAACCGGAAATAGAAGCGCCAAAATCGAGTCTTGGAGAATCGTTTATACCGCATCAAAGTACAGCATCGGAAAAAATACCGGATTCTCAGCGATTAGAAAAAACTAATGATCAAATAATTAACCAAGTAGTTGAAAATCAACAAAATAAAATAAAACGTATTGTTATCTTTTACGAAAATGGAAAATTCGAGAGTTTTGAGCCATAA
- a CDS encoding DUF4920 domain-containing protein has product MKFKAILFAAAVSFSTLAFAQESKKFGPPAGNAVVGDIYGGGVASNVESKAISVDKLSKKLKKDNKKVENVAVKGKVTDVCEKKGCWLTIQTEDNSQFFVKMKDYAFFVPTALKGKNVVLDGTAERKVTSIDEQKHYAEDAKKPQAEIDAITTPKEEIRFVANGIKVIN; this is encoded by the coding sequence ATGAAATTCAAAGCAATATTATTCGCAGCAGCGGTAAGTTTTTCGACCTTAGCTTTTGCACAGGAATCAAAGAAATTTGGACCTCCGGCAGGAAATGCAGTGGTGGGTGACATCTACGGAGGCGGCGTGGCTTCTAATGTAGAATCGAAAGCAATATCTGTAGATAAATTGAGCAAAAAGCTTAAAAAAGATAATAAAAAAGTAGAAAACGTAGCTGTAAAAGGTAAAGTAACAGACGTTTGTGAGAAAAAAGGATGTTGGTTAACGATTCAGACTGAAGATAATTCTCAGTTTTTCGTGAAAATGAAGGATTATGCATTTTTCGTTCCGACTGCTTTGAAAGGTAAAAACGTAGTTTTGGATGGAACTGCCGAAAGAAAAGTAACTTCTATCGACGAGCAAAAGCACTATGCTGAAGATGCTAAAAAACCTCAAGCGGAAATCGATGCGATTACAACTCCGAAAGAAGAGATCAGATTTGTAGCAAACGGAATTAAAGTGATTAATTAA
- a CDS encoding M14 family zinc carboxypeptidase gives MNFEQLYQQNPDFPNRYISPEKLFSYLQNNLSDHIQEIGKSYLEKPIYKLTVGTGAIQVLAWSQMHGNESNATHAMLDLLMTLDKSPELKEGLFSKIKLDFIFMLNPDGSERWTRLNASDIDLNRDFHNEASKEIKFLKNIVASKKYDYALNLHEQRTIFTTDGIHPATLSFLAPSENVERTVTENRKKCMAVIGNIYHHLKDLIPNQIGRYSDEFYPTSTGDNFIKAGMPTILFEGGHFVDDYTRQSTRKYYTIALYYALKAISELNSNIDGWETYYDIPENQETHYDIVYRNVKLNTDHECILDIAVQYREIKEEGKDEISFIPFVMEVGDVKQRKGWIEIDCSGKKFISATKYPKLDAEVSFTIED, from the coding sequence ATGAATTTTGAACAGCTTTATCAGCAAAATCCAGATTTCCCAAATCGCTATATTTCTCCTGAAAAATTATTTTCTTATCTACAGAACAATCTCAGCGATCACATTCAAGAGATCGGAAAATCGTATTTAGAAAAACCTATTTATAAATTAACAGTTGGAACCGGAGCAATACAAGTTTTAGCTTGGTCGCAAATGCACGGCAACGAATCGAATGCAACTCATGCGATGCTCGACTTGTTAATGACTTTAGATAAATCTCCGGAATTGAAGGAAGGGTTATTCAGCAAAATTAAACTTGATTTTATTTTTATGCTTAATCCGGATGGTTCAGAAAGATGGACGAGGCTGAATGCTTCCGATATTGATCTGAACAGAGATTTTCATAATGAAGCCAGTAAGGAGATTAAATTTCTTAAAAATATAGTCGCTTCTAAAAAATATGATTATGCTCTGAACCTTCACGAGCAAAGAACGATTTTTACGACAGACGGAATTCATCCCGCTACTTTATCATTTTTGGCACCTTCTGAAAATGTAGAGAGAACGGTAACTGAAAACCGTAAAAAATGTATGGCAGTTATAGGAAATATTTATCATCATTTAAAAGACTTAATTCCGAATCAGATTGGAAGATATTCTGATGAATTTTATCCGACTTCCACAGGAGATAATTTTATCAAAGCCGGAATGCCGACAATTTTATTTGAAGGTGGACATTTTGTAGATGACTACACGAGACAAAGCACAAGAAAATATTATACGATTGCATTGTATTATGCTTTGAAAGCAATTTCTGAATTAAATTCAAATATCGACGGTTGGGAAACTTATTATGATATTCCCGAAAATCAGGAAACGCATTATGATATTGTATACCGAAATGTAAAACTGAATACCGATCATGAATGCATTTTGGATATTGCCGTTCAGTATCGCGAAATAAAAGAAGAAGGAAAAGACGAAATTTCTTTTATTCCTTTTGTGATGGAAGTGGGAGATGTGAAACAGAGAAAAGGCTGGATTGAGATCGATTGCAGCGGAAAGAAATTTATCTCTGCCACTAAATATCCGAAACTGGATGCAGAAGTAAGTTTTACGATAGAAGACTAA